GAGTAAATTAATCCACAATTCCACAtgcattattattataataataagtaTCATTACATTGGTTATAAGATTAAGTAGAGGTTGAGTATAACATAATCCAGTAAATACACTTATCCTTTGAAATGCTCCTTagttaaattaaagcttaattaaaAGATTTACTAAATTCCCATATGATTggattttttttaattgaaaagaaaggaaaacatCGATATCATGATGAAGGACATTTCACTCACAAATCTACTAATGTATCCTAACGGAAAAAATTACGTGACAAATCAATTTCGTCAAACACtccattaaataataataataataataaaacatcaaaatgcatgtaAAATGTAAGttataatttttctttattttcagagttaaacaaattaattattgtaataaaatttaatttaaacccTAAGATAGTTTATATAATTAAGTAGCATTGATGATGCTTGGTTTCATGGTTGAAATTAAATAATCTAAGGCAATTAAATTAATGGTAATTGTAATTAGGTAGTTAACGAAAATATATCAAACTTAAAACCACCTACTAACCAaacataattaaacttaaaaCCGGAAAACTAGTCCTTACTATCATGATGAATATGAGAATATgatttaaatatgtaaaataatttaacTTTATATTTGAGTCTAAGTGATATaaatgatataaataatttaactaTTCCATACACGTTtcatttttgtattatttttgcACTGTCAAAAACCTGCAAGAAGAAGATGCAGtagtaaagaagaagaagaagaagcttaCCGTGAAGAAGGGGCTTTCTGCGATAAAGGCACAGTAGCAGTCTTCAACAGCAGCAGCTAGTAGTATGGGCCTATGGAGAGCCTTAGTAAGGACCAAACTTTGGGGAGCACCAAGATTGGCTACCGAGACTGCAAATGAAGAAACAAAAATGAAGAAGTTGAACTAAGCTTGAGGCTAGCTAGAGGTGGCCAACAGACACTGGATCAATAGATCGGTGGATCGGTGGGGGTGGTGTGAGCTAGGGATTTGGGTTTTGAAAATGGGAAAAAAGGGAGGAAGGCAGTAGCACTAACTAACAAAATGAAAGTGGAAAAAAATGAGTAAAGTTAAAGAGTAAAGActtaaagttaaaaataaaaaaatgattaaaaaataataatttaatataaaatttgggcTGAGCCCGGGCCAAAAAAATCTTACCCGGGGCCcggcccgttttctaaacgggccttattttttgtccaagcccatttttcgggcctatatttttacccaaacgcTCCTATTTTTCGAGCGGGACTTTGGGTCCGGCCAAGacgcccggcccatgcacacctctattcgtatgtaataagcattgttataattatgttttaaatgatttgatattgcataaattgtaaataCGACATTGCGAACATATTCGACGACGATTCAGCCaatgtgaaatcccggttgaaccttaggaatagattagaatacaaatgacatgttattaagGGTTATGTggtttgggtgctggtccgtacgtctTACAAATGGCCGATTTATTTGGCATGTGTTGTGaatactcatcagcttgtgtgaccagacccgttgatagctcgagagtgagcattatatgtaatatgagattgagatagctttggctatatatgtggcacttagggtgcgagatttcCAAGTATCCAATagaattctgaatggttcaacgggtaactcAATGATGTGGATGAGTATGTAATTGATACGAGATACCACAAGTATGTACATAAACCGTACAAGTATTGAAACGAAGAAACTTGTGAAATGTATAACTAACTTTATGAATGAAAGTGTGGTAGATTGACGATTTAATATGAATTATGgaatattatgttttatttgctTAAGTTGTGCATATATGTTAAGTTGATTTTAATGCTTTtcgtacttactaagctttctaaCTTACATTGTACATTTTTTCGTATTTTATAGTAAAATCAAAGCTATCTCGGATTCGAGAATCATCGGAGactttatcacactatccaactatcactttggtatttttgaacttaagtattttgtctatatggcatgtataggaactttggtcaTTATGGTATATTTGTTGTtaatgaatttagtcatttgaaatgACTTGAAATTATTAAGTTTTTggttttgtttatagccatgagagttggcttattttggttgatttgatTGTGTATATAATTGTGCAAATGGCTCTTGTTATGTGCTCAATTATGGATATGTAATGTTAGTCAGTACTTGGAAATTAAGGGTATTAAATGGTTAAgaattgaatttggtatgtttgtgagaCTAGGCTAAATGATGCAAAATTGGAAGTgctcatattgatgatttgagattatgagttttggcatgaaattgaatggcatattgtggtattgatgtgttttgtattggttggtattgaaatggtataaattATGCTTGGTTGAGGTTGGTTGAATGCCTATTATATGATATGTTTTGGTTCCAATTGGGTTGATGGATGTGTAAGCAAGTTTGGGTGgaaaaatgacttggtaaatagcctatttttgtccacacgggtagagacacgagcatgtgtctcagccatgtgtgacacacgtcaggttacacggccgtgtgtcccctagtgttgaattaaaaatcaagttagtatgctccacacgggcgtgtgacttggccgtgtggcataagtcagtataccctacaagtttggaaCGACCTagtacacagcctagcacacgggcgtttgTGGCCATTTCTTAGGGCACACAGGctaaccacacgggcatgtgtgttggccgtgtgacccaagtcagagagttatacaggttcggacacgagctgggacacggccatgtgatcctatttcgaatgtccacacggcctgtgaccgGGCATGTCTTTGGCAGAGTGAGACGCACGACCTGGCCATACGGGCGTATGTCCCCTGtagttgaaaaattttctaaatttcgtaaaaatttcctgagctatcggtttagtcttgaaccacttcAAATGCATGTTTacggcctcgtaggctcgtattaaggaCGATATgaatgatgttgaatgatgattttatgaaatttgaaaatgtatgtgaaatgtatgtttaattgtttaataagtccggtaatgctttgtaaccctattccggcgttgaatacgagtaaggggtgttacattactcaTGTCATTTTTTAGGTTGAACCCAGGCCAATTTTGGCTATCTAAGTCAGATTCATGTGCACTATCTAACCTCCTAGAATCATCACTATCAAACAAATCCCCTACTTCTATATCATCCATGTTTAAACTATCTAGATTAACTCTTATCCTATTAGACACATCACtatcaaacaaatcaaaatcatacatTTCTTCTTCACTCTCATTAAAATTATCATCAATTAAACCTACCAAACAAATTTACAGTCAATAAAGGCAGACAACAACCAAACAATTTAATACAACATAGACAATGACCAAATAATTTAATACAACATGATAGACAATAACcaatacaaaaataatttaatacaaaCACAACCATTTCTGTCATGCACATGGTAGATAATAACCACTTTAACCCTAAACCTAGGCAATGGCATACAATAACTGATACAATATAGAAGCTAAAGAACAAATTTAATCCAACTGATATTTAAAACTAGGAACAAATTTGTGTCTTAATAACCAAACAATAACCGAACTTGATACTATTTGATACAAATAATAAACATGGCATACCATACATAGTATCTATCATTCAGTTTGATACAAACAATAAACATGACATACACAATATCATACATATGGCATACCATACACAGTATCTACCATTCACTTCAATAAGTAAACCCTAAACCCCATGTGAATAACAAATGAAACCAAAATCTTTTTGAATGCTTGTTAATAACAAATGAAACCAAAATCGAAATAACCctaaatcccaaaataaaaaactaaattgaaataaCCCCATGTGGATGCaacatttttcaaattttaaatctaGACAACCCTAAATCGAAATAACCCTAAATCTAAAAAACAAAAAACTAATACAAAAACTTAACCATTACAGTGGATGTAACAAAATTGTAGCTTCTCTTTTATTGACTATTGTCGCTAAGAACCAAAAACACTGATAGGTTTTTTATTTTGTCTTCTTTTCTCCCCAAACGAAAAATACCAATAGATTTCTAACCCTAGACCTTGTTAATCGATTATCAAATCAATTTTATAACCATAAACCAACCTTGTTAATCAATTTTCGAATCAATTTCTAACCTAAATCCTTGTTAATTTTTTCCCAAATCGATTTTCTTTTCCTTCGCCCCTTAATCACaatcaatttctatttttttgccCTAAACCAATCCAactctttaaatttttttccctAAACCTGTGTCGAACCTTGACCATTCCACTGCTTCACCAACATGGAAAGCTAATTGGCCACATCAGTTAGTTAAGTTGCCACATTAGCGGTCCCATTAAGACAGTAATGGAAAATTTTAATAAGTGATTGATTTGTCACTTTTTGATAATgttagtgactgttttgttatttttctaaaattgagTGACTGAAATAAAACCTAAGTGAATTTTTTGTCAGCTACCCCAAAGTTGAGTggttgttggtgtaatttacccttttaaattttatataatttattaaataaattgctATATGTTCTTTTACTAGAAACTGATAtgttgagattgaaattcaaattttaaatttatttgatgTTTTAAACTTATTTATGTGTGACTTAATAATCATTCAAAattaattttgtatttattcaAAAGAATTGACTCTATCGATTTTTTACTACGGTTAATGTGTCTTGATTTTGTCACATTGCCCACGATTAGAGTTCTGTCTCCCAACCTATCAAGAGCTCTGGTGGAATAAAAAATTATAGCGCTTCAAAGTGCTTAAATAGGTGAAACTTTGACAAATTAAAAAATGGCATATATGTTATTTATGGGGTAGAAGCTACATCACACCCTATGAACATGTCAACACTCTTAGGATGGAGACAAAactccaataataataataataataataaaaccaactTAGGTGATATGCTCCTCTACCTATAAACCCATAAAGCTCTAGACAAAGCCGAATGACTTCATTAAGTACCAATGTCTGGGCCATACTTTCCTGGTTGATACATACCATACTCCCATTTTCCTGGCTGATACATATTAATGGAGGGCAAGCAAACAAcgttttgaattttaaatattatttgtaaTTCCATTCTTTGTGGCTGCTGGTTGCCATAAAACCTGGTTCAAACATACTCATATTCAGACCTTTGCTCAAAAGTAGAGAATTACTTTATtaggaaattatttttgaggtttCAAAGCCATATGGCACCAGCCCTTATGAGCAATGGCACAAGCTGGTTCTTCACTTGGAGGGACATGACTTGGTTAGGACCCCCAATGAGCTGCCGGCCTATGAACACAACCGGTACACTAGGCTTGCACCCCATCTGCTGCAGTGCTCTTTCAATCTGTCCCCCATACGGAACTTCGTCGAGCTCGTACACGGTCGGGTTAGCTCCAAATCCACTTATCAGAGTCTTGATGGTGTGGCTCATGCAACAAGTGGTCCGGCTGAAGATCACCACCGGCCTGTCTGCAACCATTCTTGTAACCATTTCCATTGTTATCTAGCAATGAAGAGTATTGGAAATGGGAGTTAAATGGACCTTACTGAGAGACTTCTGAAGTAGTAAAAGTGCTTATCCCTGATGTGGAACCTAGTCACCCTGGAGACCCTTATTTATACTGTCCATGAATAGGTACACAAAAGGAATAAAATAATCCAATAGATCATTATTCCTATAAATTGCCATCGATGATTGATTTGTAAAGTTGCATAACTGTATATAAAAACACGTGTGACAATAAATACAGCTAAAGGACTTCactatgcttaacaaactcatcAATTCTCAACAGTAAATGCAATTTAAATGTGGGATGCAAAGTTAGAACTTGCTTAAAAGTAAAATATTGTGTTGATATTTGACATCCCAAGATTTATGACATGGTCTGTTAATGAGTTACTACTTTTCTTAAAGTCATTTGACTTTCCTTAAGAGAGATATTCAGGGAACCTACATATGTCAAGAATGGGGTATTTGCCTATATGGTTTCATCTCATCATCTATCTGATGTGAGCCTATGTTATCATCATCTCTGCATAGTTTTTGGCATTAATTTATAAAGTTAGGATATATTCTCATCCCCAAAAGACTTTTTTAAAGAATTTTGACATCTCTCACAGTTGCTCGCACATTTACTAACTCATGCTAAAATAACATAGATAAACAATGCATGACCTAGATTCAATCAAAACCAAGTTTCAAATTAGAGTTTAGAGCCAACATTTGCTTGCTCCCTCAAAAACATCATATTGTAGTAAAGCACATGGAAAGAAACATTCCACAATCCACAGATTACTCTATTATACCTATCTGATCAAATTTGGGATGACAGAATTATAGTGCTCTCCAAGCCCAAAGGCATGCTTATGGTATGACAACCTGAGAGTCCCTTCAGATGAAGAGGATCCTCCATCAGATTTGTACTCCTTTCCCATCTCCACATCTGGAAAAGATCCTGAAAATATCATGATGTGTTTTCTCAGGCAGTGAGTTAAAGCTCCAAGCTCTAACTGCCCTCCCCATGCAGCAGTTGACTCCACCTCTTTACAGTAGTTCTCGAATCTCTCCGCTAATGAATCATCAGAATCTTCATCTACGGTATTCTCTGACaggaaaaaaggaagaaaattggaTGCATGTTTCCTCATATAAGCAGCTGCCATTTCCCGTAGCTCTTGATATGTATAAGGAGAAGAACCACCAGACAGAAGCGCCAACTGGTCTTCAACGGCTCGGTAGAGGCAGTGTCCATCTGGCTTTATTTCATTAATTGTGAATCCCAGGGGTTTCAGTTTTTCCTCCAATTTCTCATCCTCGATCATTCTATCACTCACAACGTTGCTCTGCTCTTCTTGGATTCTTTGTTCTCTAGCTGCCTCTTGCTGAGCTCTTTTCACTCGCCTCTTGGCACCTTTGCTGGGCTTTGGATGATCCTGCTGAGGAGCGACAGACACCCCAGCTATGGCCTTCACCAAGTTGTCCATATTGCTTTTATCATTTCCGTTACTGTAGCCTAGTGAAGCAAGCTCTTCTGCATGTTTTGCCTTGAGATTACTAGAGAGCTGAGAGATCTCTTCCTCCACCTGCTTCTTTTTAGCCTTCTGTTCAGCCTTGCTACCCTTTGCTGCTGCCTTTTTCAGGCTAATTTCCTTGTTTTGCAGCTCCGATATCTCTCTCCTGCAGAATAGGATAAGAAAAATAAGTATTATAGAGAAAaaaagattatatttaagttgaaaaaaaaTACCCCAACTAAATTTGTCAAAATGCAGTTTTTGTTTTTTTCATAATCAAATTTGTCAAATCAGGGCATTTTAATAATATATCAGCCTTGTTCATAATAGCAGTAGGCCTTGTTAAACCATCTAAATTGTGCCAGAAAACAAGCCAGATTAATTAACTAGATTAAATGTGATAGCAAGCAAGGAACACATCAGTCAACAATCCAAAACCATCAATTAAACTACaggtaagtaaaaaaaaaaaaattaaagtatattaaATATCATCGTATCTGAATTACCTGTGCCTAGAAAGCATTTCATCACGAGTTTCCTGCTTTTGAGATGTACAAGGCAAACTTTCTTCACATGGTTTGCCATCTGAGTCTTGAACATCAGCCATCTCGGCACACCTAAAATCATGGTAGATGCTAATATAGAAGAAATTGCAACGTTGCAAAAGAGAAGGACATCCAAAACTATTTCACAAAGGAACTAAATGGGACGAACAAAGAACATTCTACAATCAAACAAAACCAATGCTAGTCAAACCACAACGATGCAGCCTAAACAGGTGAAATGGCCATCTCTGTTTTCAGCTTTCCGAACACGCACATTGTCAGTTTTGCAACCGAAATATATTGTCCATACATTGATGAAGACAACTAACCATTTTGCCAACATGAACTTTCTAGGTGCTCTTCTAAACATATAACTCTTTCATtaaaccaagttcaaaaataaTGCTTAGATATGCAACTTCTTTCTGCGATTCTAAATCCATGCATTTGCTAAGATCTTCAAGTTGTTTCAATCGATGAAGTGTCTGAAGCGAGTAAAGTAACCAATTAAACAGAATCCTAAATTCAAATTCCCATCTAGAAACGACgatagaacaaaaaaaaaaaaacccaaaaatggtTCCTtcctaaattaattaaattgaaatcaAACAGAAACAATACTTGTAATTTATTATCAAACTGCCATTAACGTAAGTTCAAACCCAGAGATGAAGCAAATCCTAGAAACTAAGGATAATCAGAAACTCAAAAAgcgaaaattatgttaaaaattagTCAAGCGTGATTTGAAAATGGCGCTTAGTTTCTACAAAGAAAAAGCAAAGcgattaaaacatgaaattgaaatttcATTGACAATTTGTCTTTTGCATTCTTCAAATTTCTAGTACAAAGGAAATAGAGTGAGAAAAAAGCAAACCTTTTGAAAGAAGCACGAAATTGGGTGGAGTTAGCTAGGGTTTACTCGAGTTACTACCTatagaaatcttgaataaaaaaagccaaaatttatttattttgtttatgcaagctagaaatttaaaaaattaaaaataaaatcgcTTATGAGCTCATATGGGCATATTTTGGGCTAAATTAACTGTAGCGTAGCGAATCCAATTGAATGagttattttattgttaaatagATTAAATTAATGCTATATTATTAAAAaggaaataaattttttattttgttttttaataataataataattacactAATTTGATACAATTAGAGAAATCTAACAAATAATTTCACCTAACATTGAACATAATACGAAGGAAAATAAAACATatcaccaaaaatttaaaaatacaatataaTACATGAATATCTACACGaatgtattaaattttatataatccaTGATATAAATTGTTAACTTAAATTTTAGGTTAATGCATTATTTACTCCCAAAGTTACAtccaattattaatttagtgcttaaagtattttttatcaatttgatattTGAAGTTTTAACCgtatattactttattttaattattaacggTGTTACAAAAAATGATGTTGCCTGCTCTCAGCATGTCACATCGCTCAAttcctatttttcaaaaatttaaaaatgggaaaaattaaagaaaatagaaaaaatcgGCAAAAAATCTCAAaagatttaaatattttaaaagctATAAAAATATTATGTGAAATtctcataaataaaaaaatatttactttgattttttaataacacattaaataaaaagagtaaacacataaaatataaattatttttaaagttttgggAATTTTACATGACtttctatatttttgaaattttaaatgtgatttttttattttctttgattttttccTTTTTGTAATGTTGTCAATGGCACAATTGGAAACTTCAagtatcaaattaattaaaaaaatttaggtaccaaaatgataaataaatataattttgaaagtaaataatatattaaccctAAATTTGATATAAACATACAATATTTTAAACATGGAGATATATAAAAAACACAAGTACTGAAATTGAATAattgtttataaaattttaacctTGCTCAAATTCACAGTCCTCAAAACCTTCACTTTGTTTTTTAACTAATTACATAAATGTTGATACAATTATTAGAAAGTTTTTttagattatttaattttaaaatattacaaaatgattattagacttattattttattttttagttcaAAACCATTAAAATACTAATAGTTTGCTAATATGGTAATTAAGTTAATGACATGTAATTTTTAACCATTAATTTTTTCACATGATTTCCAAgtcatttaatatttttttataagctccaatttcatatttttaaacGAGTTGATTGATGAGTATATATTTAATTTCCATGTGTTTTAAGAACTTTGATAACTCATTCATGCAGGGTTTTAATTTGTGAGTCGACTCGTTTAAAGAAGATGAAGTTGGAGCCTCACCCAAAACGGACCATTTTGGATTTAAAATGATTTGAAAATAATGTGAAAAAATTAATGTTTAAAAGCCACATGTAATTAACTTAACTTCCATGTCAACAAATTGTTAGTATTTTAATGATTTTGGatttaaaaaatgataaattaagtaattattttacaatttttaaaattgaatcatGCAATAAGAGATTTTCTAATAATggaatgaatatttatataatttactatttttaaagttttttataaaccatttttttttaattttgcttaAGATACCTTTTGTCAACATCATTTTGGCATATATACGATATTGATGTCAATTGTCGTGGATGATCAAATAGCTATGCATTTTTCGCATCAACTTACAACTTATtgtgttttatgattttttatcaaAAAATGTCTCACGGCTTAAAACATCAAACTTTAGTATACAATTGATGTGAAATTTACAACTTTATGGCTATGACATCCTCTCTACTTCAATAAAGATTAACCGTCACTGTCGCACTATTACTACTTTTacctaattttaataatataaaattttaatttcagcatctaaattttatatttttatatttttatctcgACCTTAATGGTAAATTTCTAATTTCAGCCATCCAAATAATTTTTTGAGAACTCTTTGAATACATAAAAAAACCTTATAAATGAAAATCTAATATGCTCGTATtaa
Above is a genomic segment from Gossypium arboreum isolate Shixiya-1 chromosome 8, ASM2569848v2, whole genome shotgun sequence containing:
- the LOC108470121 gene encoding OVARIAN TUMOR DOMAIN-containing deubiquitinating enzyme 5, with amino-acid sequence MADVQDSDGKPCEESLPCTSQKQETRDEMLSRHRREISELQNKEISLKKAAAKGSKAEQKAKKKQVEEEISQLSSNLKAKHAEELASLGYSNGNDKSNMDNLVKAIAGVSVAPQQDHPKPSKGAKRRVKRAQQEAAREQRIQEEQSNVVSDRMIEDEKLEEKLKPLGFTINEIKPDGHCLYRAVEDQLALLSGGSSPYTYQELREMAAAYMRKHASNFLPFFLSENTVDEDSDDSLAERFENYCKEVESTAAWGGQLELGALTHCLRKHIMIFSGSFPDVEMGKEYKSDGGSSSSEGTLRLSYHKHAFGLGEHYNSVIPNLIR
- the LOC108470122 gene encoding monothiol glutaredoxin-S1-like, yielding MEMVTRMVADRPVVIFSRTTCCMSHTIKTLISGFGANPTVYELDEVPYGGQIERALQQMGCKPSVPVVFIGRQLIGGPNQVMSLQVKNQLVPLLIRAGAIWL